Proteins from a genomic interval of Ictalurus furcatus strain D&B chromosome 2, Billie_1.0, whole genome shotgun sequence:
- the arf2a gene encoding ADP-ribosylation factor 2a, which yields MGNMFAGLFKNLFGKKEMRILMVGLDAAGKTTILYKLKLGEIVTTIPTIGFNVETVEYKNISFTVWDVGGQDKIRPLWRHYFQNTQGLIFVVDSNDRERVNEAREELTRMLAEDELRDAVLLVFANKQDLPNAMNAAEITDKLGLHSLRHRNWYIQATCATSGDGLYEGLDWLSNQLKNAK from the exons ATGGGGAACATGTTTGCAGGCCTCTTTAAGAATCTCTTTGGGAAGAAAGAGATGCGAATCCTGATGGTGGGCTTGGATGCTGCCGGCAAAACCACCATCCTTTACAAGCTCAAACTGGGCGAGATCGTCACCACCATCCCCACTATCG GTTTTAACGTAGAGACTGtagaatataaaaacattagTTTCACGGTGTGGGACGTCGGCGGTCAGGATAAGATCCGGCCGCTGTGGAGGCACTACTTCCAGAACACGCAAG GTCTGATCTTCGTGGTGGACAGTAACGACAGGGAGCGAGTGAACGAGGCGAGAGAGGAGTTGACGAGGATGCTGGCTGAGGACGAGCTCAGAGATGCCGTGCTGCTCGTTTTCGCCAACAAACag GACCTGCCGAACGCTATGAACGCAGCAGAGATCACAGATAAACTGGGTCTGCACTCACTGCGGCACCGCAACTGGTACATCCAGGCCACGTGCGCCACCAGCGGAGACGGGCTGTACGAAGGCCTCGACTGGCTCTCCAACCAGCTGAAAAACGCTAAATGA